ggctggtctcaaactcctgtgctcaagtgatctacccaccctggccttccaaagtgctgggattataagcatgagccccTCGACCAGCCATAAGctattttcaaactattttgaTCACTCCAAAAGAAACCCACGCCCTTTGGCAGTCACTCCACATACCCTCCTCATCTCAGCCTATTgtctattctagacatttcatataactggaattatacagtatgtggccttttgcatctggctttcTTCACGTAGCATGTTTtgaagattcatccatattgtagcatgtgtcttcattttgttcatggctgaataatattccattgtctgaataTATCACACTTGGTTTACCCATTCATCCTTTGATGGATATGTGGGTAGTTTTTACCCTTTGGATATTATGATACTACTACTATGAATATTGatatacaagtttttgtatggagatatgttcttatttttcttggttatatacctaaaagtggaattactggatcatacgGTAACTCTATGTTGAGGAACTGCTAAGCTGTTTAAAAAGTATCTGCATCATTTTACAATCCCACAGGCAACGTATGAGGATTTTAACTTCTTCACATTTTCTCCAACATTtgctactgtcttttttttttttttccccttgatacagtgcctcattctgtcacccaggctgaagtgcaattgTGTGGTCATGGCTCTCTGCAAcgtcaaactcttgagctcaagcaattattccccctcagccttccaagtagctgggactacaggcctgtgccaccatgccaggctaatttttatttttttattttttgtagagatagggtcttgctatgttgcctcggctgctcttaaactccaggggtcaagtgatcctcctgcctcagcctcccaaagtgctgggattatatgcatgagccatgGCTCCTAgcctaggaatttttttttctagcttaatTGGATGTATTTAATGTTTATCTAAAGACACAGGATTCAGCTTCTTtgcacagttttttaaaaaatcacatttatagTCTTCCCATGTTTTAATATACAGTATATAGCAAAAGCTGTACTAGTTATTCTATGCTAAGCTTTGGGACCCTTCTGAGGAGCTTACAGTTGAGGAAGGGAAAACAGTCATGGAAACCATCAGAATAAAAACAGCTCACTTCCTGAAAACTTATACTCTTCAATCGTTCTGATCATGTAGCAATTTTCAtgcatattaattttaattatgtaattacATTATAGATAATTATGTGAACTCACGAGAAATCAGATTTGCCTCCCTAATCTCGTCGCTGTTACCTGCAAGGCCTTGTCTTCTCTTGGCTTCCAAGGGCCAAAAACAAcatccagttccaaagctgccaTCATATCTGCTTTGAAGGTTTCCTGAAGTatcatctcctccaggaagcctttccacATTGAGATACAGAGTGGACAAGGATTCCTACTGCCAATATGCAGTCTTGCATAGTCCACTGCCCCCAGACAAActaaaaagatttttgaaaatacattCATATGTTAATGTTTCGAATCTTCAcctctttgtttttgtctgttgCTAACTTGGTACATCAGAAGTAGTGTGTCTTCTGTGGACCTAGTGTTtgtttgttgtcgttgttttctGCATTTACCCCAACCTGTTAAAATCTATTCTTGCTTTAGGATTTAAATTCTAATATTTTCCTTATCTCCCTTCAGACTCCAGTTATGCTAGTCCTGCTAGGCACACGGTGGGTATGGTAAATATTATTTGATGATGGCCTTGTTAACGGTCTTGCCTTCTGTTTCAGAACACCAGCTAATGAAAGAGTTAAGCGTGAAGTTTTTCATGCACAGAGCAACAGATGCCCAACAAATCAGTGATGAAATCCAAGGATGgtaatttcctttttctaattAGCCATGAGAGCTTCAAGCTCCCAATGGGGTAGTTACCAGAATTTGAAAAGTTAGACAGTCATTTACCTTCTTCTGAGTTAATTTACATAAGCGGCTGAAGTGACCTGAGCTGGGACCCTGccagtcatactgcccaaagataATTAAAAGCCCTGGCTAGGGTCAAGGTACTTGGATAGTAATCTTGGCTTCCCTACTGTCTAACAAACCTTGGGAATTCGCTTTCCATCTACTCATTCACTTAGTAAATATTAATGACGTccaattatgtgccaggcacggtgTTAGGGGATGGAAATTTAAGAGCAAGACCCAAGTCTCTCAATTCACGGAATTCACATTCCACTGGAAAGGTGGGGACCGGAGTACAGCCTACATCACCTACAGGTTCAGTCTCCCTATCTCTAAAATGTCAGGACAACCTCTAGGTTCAATTTGAATGTTTAGGCCCTGTTAATTTAGCATTTGATCAAAGCTCAGAATATAGCAAAAGTCTCCCACTACTCTGGCTTTCCCTTACAAAGGTGGGTATTACAAAAAGACTTGGTAGAAGTATTTTCTATAGTCTATCTTGCCTCAGAATGCAGGTCACGACTTTCTCCACCGCTTTTGACCTCTGGCTAGCAATCGCACCTATTTTCAAAAGGCCGTAAGTGATACTGCATTTGGTATTCTGAGAAAGGCTGTTTATAAAAGCCTAAAAGGCTTCCTTGCTTTCGCCCAAGCCAGATATTTGCCAAATGGCATAGGTCAGAGCTGCAGAAAAGTTGGTTTCGTCTTAGCAGGGCAGGAGAATCCACTAGTGGACTCACCCTTAACAAATGAGTACAAGGAAGTGCATAGAAAAGACACAGTGGTAAAACTAGCTGGGTACCTGTCATCCCTGCCCAAGGCAAGGCTGGGGAATGGGGATCGCTTGGGCCCTGGAGGTCGAGGTCACAGTGGGacgtgatggcgccactgcactcagcctggaaggcagagcaagaccttgcctcaaaaagaaaaagaaaaaaaaaggaaaagacgcGGTGGTCCCAAGAGTGATGGCTAGGGCCggtaagcccaacactttgggagggcgaggcgggagacagcttgaggccagtagttcgacACCAGACTGGGAAACTGTAGTGAGACCctcgccttaaaaaaaaaatcagccgggtgcggtggtgcacaccggtggtttccagttactctggaggttgaggcgggaggatcgcttgagcccaggaggtcaaggctgcagtgagctacggaCTGCGCCAGTACACTCCAGCTTTGGAGAcaggtgagacccccatctctaaaaagataaCAGAAAAGAGGCAGTAGTGAATGCAAGCAGGGATGGTAGCCCATGACTATGCAGAGGCCAAACAGACTTTAAGGCAGCATTCCGTTCTCCACACCCATGCTGGAAGCTTTCCTGCCACGCAAGTTTTCCGAGCATGCTAACTCGCCCCAAGCAGCTTCCATCCCGCAGCATCCACTGCAGCCGCTGAGGAGAGTGGCGCAGCGCAGAAACCAGTGCCCAGGTGGGGGAAGCGGTCCGTGGGAGTCACGTGGGCGGGAGGCCCAGCTAGGAATCCTAGGACTGCTTAGGCCTCCGCGCCCCCGGCCTCGCCCCGCCCGCGCGCGCGCGCGCCGAGGGCCACGCCCGTGACGTCGGCGGAGCGCGGCAAGGGGCGGGGCGCGGGCCAGAGTGGGCGGGGCGAGCAGGCTAGGCTGAATCGGGCGCCGCAACGAGCCGCGCATTCCAGTGAGTCCACGTGACGCGGCCGCGAGGCCTGAGGTAAACAACCGCGGCCCCGCCTCCCGGGCCTCCGCGCGCACCGCGCTCCTCCTAGCCGGCGGGACGCGCTCCAGCGGGGCGGGCGGCTTCCTCCGTGAGTCCCCAGCGGCCGCCGCGGGCCGGAGCAGCTGCAGCGGGCGCGGCGCCCCGGGTCTGCGGGCCGAGCGCACCGGCAGGGGTCGAGCTCGCGTCCCGTCCCCGCCCCCCCGTGCTGTGGCGCAGCAGGAATTTGGCCGGGACCCGGGCGCTATTCGCGGCTGCTGACGCGCGGCAGCCGGCGGCCTTTCGCTCATCTCTATTCTGGGGCCGTTGGGTCACCGCGCTCCGCCGGTCCCCTCCCCCGGGCCCGGAGGGTGTGTCCCCCGCTCCGGGGCTCGCCGCGCCTATAAGGGGCCGAGCGGCGGGCAGGGACATGCAGCTCTACAGCAGCGTCTGCACCCACTACCCCGCCGGGGCCCCGGGTCCCACGGCCGCCGCCCCCGCGCCACCCGCCGCCGCTGCCCCTTTCAAGGTCTCGCTGCAGCCCCCGGGAGCCGCCGGCGCCGCGCCCGAGCCCGAGACTGGTGAGTGCCAGCCCGCCGCGGCCGCCGAGCACCGGGAAGCCGCGGCTGTCCCCGCCGCCAAGATGCCCGCCTTCTCCTCCTGCTTCGAGGTGGTGTCCGGGGCCGCCGCGCCCGCCTCCGCCGCCGCCGTCCCGCCCGGCGCGTCCTGCaagccgccgctgccgccgcacTACACGTCCACCGCGCAGATCACCGTGCGGGCCCTGGGCGCCGACAGGCTCCTGCTGCACGGGCCCGAGCCAGCTCCCGGCGCCGCGGGCTCCGCCGCTGCCCCCCGCGGCCGCTGCCTCCTGCTGGCCCCGGCGCCCGCAGCCCCGGTCCCGCCGCGGCGGGGCTCCTCGGCCTGGCTCCTGGAGGAGCTGCTGCGGCCCGACTGCCCCGAGCCCGCGGGCTTGGACGCGACACGGGAGGGGCCCGATCGGAACTTCCGACTGAGCGAGCACCGCCAGGCCCTGGCCGCCGCCAAGCACCGAGGCCCCGTGCCGACCCCGGGGAGCCCCGATCCCGGCCCCTGTCCGTGGGGCGAAGAGCACTTGGCGGAGAGGGgccccaggggctgggagaggggcggCGACCGCTGTGACGCGCCCGGTGGGGACGCGGCGCGGAGGCCCGACCCAGAGGCCGAGGCACCCCCCACCCGGAGCATCGAGGCCGTCCCGAGCAGCGCGGCGGAGCCAGTGATCGTCTCCAGGTCGGATCCCAGAGACGAGAAGCTGGCCCTGTACCTGGCCGAGGTGGAGAAGCAGGACAAGTACCTGCGGCAGAGGAATAAGTACCGTTTCCACATCATTCCAGACGGCAACTGCCTCTACCGAGCTGTCAGCAAGACGGTGTACGGGGACCAGAGCCTGCACCGGGAGCTGAGGGAGCAGACGGTGCACTACATCGCCGACCATCTCGACCACTTCAGCCCCCTGATTGAGGGCGACGTGGGGGAGTTTATCATCGCTGCTGCCCAAGATGGGGCATGGGCTGGGTACCCGGAGTTGCTGGCCATGGGGCAGATGCTGAATGTGAATATCCATTTAACTACTGGAGGGAGGCTGGAGAGCCCCACGGTGTCTACCATGATTCATTATTTGGGCCCAGAGGATTCCCTGAGGCCTAGTATTTGGCTCAGTTGGCTCAGTAACGGACACTATGATGCTGTGTTTGATCACT
The nucleotide sequence above comes from Symphalangus syndactylus isolate Jambi chromosome 10, NHGRI_mSymSyn1-v2.1_pri, whole genome shotgun sequence. Encoded proteins:
- the OTUD1 gene encoding OTU domain-containing protein 1; the protein is MQLYSSVCTHYPAGAPGPTAAAPAPPAAAAPFKVSLQPPGAAGAAPEPETGECQPAAAAEHREAAAVPAAKMPAFSSCFEVVSGAAAPASAAAVPPGASCKPPLPPHYTSTAQITVRALGADRLLLHGPEPAPGAAGSAAAPRGRCLLLAPAPAAPVPPRRGSSAWLLEELLRPDCPEPAGLDATREGPDRNFRLSEHRQALAAAKHRGPVPTPGSPDPGPCPWGEEHLAERGPRGWERGGDRCDAPGGDAARRPDPEAEAPPTRSIEAVPSSAAEPVIVSRSDPRDEKLALYLAEVEKQDKYLRQRNKYRFHIIPDGNCLYRAVSKTVYGDQSLHRELREQTVHYIADHLDHFSPLIEGDVGEFIIAAAQDGAWAGYPELLAMGQMLNVNIHLTTGGRLESPTVSTMIHYLGPEDSLRPSIWLSWLSNGHYDAVFDHSYPNPEYDNWCKQTQVQRKRDEELAKSMAISLSKMYIEQNACS